The following are encoded together in the Pan troglodytes isolate AG18354 chromosome 6, NHGRI_mPanTro3-v2.0_pri, whole genome shotgun sequence genome:
- the ATP6V1F gene encoding V-type proton ATPase subunit F, producing the protein MAGRGKLIAVIGDEDTVTGFLLGGIGELNKNRHPNFLVVEKDTTINEIEDTFRQFLNRDDIGIILINQYIAEMVRHALDAHQQSIPAVLEIPSKEHPYDAAKDSILRRARGMFTAEDLR; encoded by the exons ATGGCGGGGAGGGGTAAGCTCATCGCAGTGATCGGAGACGAGGACACGGTGACTGGTTTCCTGCTGGGCGGCATAGGGGAGCTTAACAAGAACCGCCATCCCAATTTCCTGGTGGTGGAGAAGGATACAACCATCAATGAGATCGAAGACACTTTCCG GCAATTTCTAAACCGGGATGACATTGGCATCATCCTCATCAACCAGTACATCGCAGAGATGGTGCGGCATGCCCTGGACGCCCACCAGCAGTCCATCCCCGCTGTCCTGGAGATCCCCTCCAAGGAGCACCCATATGACGCCGCCAAGGACTCCATCCTGCGCAGGGCCAGGGGCATGTTCACTGCCGAAGACCTGCGCTAG